Proteins encoded together in one Triticum dicoccoides isolate Atlit2015 ecotype Zavitan chromosome 7B, WEW_v2.0, whole genome shotgun sequence window:
- the LOC119337591 gene encoding probable protein phosphatase 2C 57 isoform X2 encodes MLNISQLYGLEAGLTLGQGAQWRMSTFAVTTSCKILDLKTVKKGPVHFMGFLMGMVESTLQTLCAAICQDACSVNSSLASGTTALAALIIGRSLLVANAGDCRAVVCCRGKAVEMSRDHKPSCNREKMRIEASGGYVYDGYLNGLLNVARAIGDWHMEGMKACDGLGPLSAEPEVMMRNLTEEDEFLIIGCDGIWDVFRSQNAVDFARRRLQEHNDPVACCKELVDEAIKRKSGDNLSVVVVCFNSIAPPVLTAPRPRVQRSISAEGLRELQGFLDSLAD; translated from the exons ATGTTGAATATATCCCAGTTGTACGGTCTGGAGGCTGGGCTGACATTGGGTCAAGGAGCTCAATGGAGGATGTCTACATTTGCTGTGACAACTTCCTGCAAGATTTTGGACCTGAAAACTGTGAAGAAGGGCCCAGTTCATTTTATGGG GTTTTTGATGGGCATGGTGGAAAGCACGCTGCAGACTTTGTGTGCAGCAATTTGCCAAG ATGCTTGCTCTGTGAACTCCTCTCTTGCATCTGGCACGACTGCGCTTGCTGCTCTCATCATCGGGAG GTCACTTCTGGTGGCAAATGCTGGTGATTGTCGAGCAGTTGTATGTTGCCGTGGAAAGGCGGTTGAGATGTCCAGGGACCATAAGCCATCTTGCAACAGAGAGAAGATGCGCATTGAAGCCTCGGGTGGTTATGTTTACGATGGATACCTGAATGGGCTGCTGAATGTTGCTAGAGCAATTGGGGACTGGCACATGGAAGGAATGAAAGCATGTGATGGTCTTGGGCCTCTTAGTGCGGAGCCGGAGGTGATGATGCGGAATCTTACTGAGGAGGACGAATTCCTGATCATCGGCTGCGACGGGATCTGGGATGTATTCCGCAGCCAAAATGCGGTAGACTTTGCACGCAGGAGGCTTCAAGAGCACAATGACCCTGTCGCCTGCTGTAAAGAGTTGGTCGATGAGGCCATCAAGAGGAAGAGCGGCGACAACCTTTCCGTAGTTGTCGTCTGCTTCAACTCCATAGCGCCTCCTGTCTTAACAGCTCCCAGGCCTCGCGTGCAGAGAAGTATATCCGCAGAAGGCTTGAGGGAGCTGCAGGGCTTCCTCGATAGCTTGGCGGACTGA
- the LOC119337591 gene encoding probable protein phosphatase 2C 57 isoform X1 yields the protein MEELRLGGGGGRGKPPIPSSASARKSVLSRHASFARGPLSSTKSETERTFESTDVEYIPVVRSGGWADIGSRSSMEDVYICCDNFLQDFGPENCEEGPSSFYGVFDGHGGKHAADFVCSNLPRFIVEGDGFPGEIEKAVSSAFLQTDAAFADACSVNSSLASGTTALAALIIGRSLLVANAGDCRAVVCCRGKAVEMSRDHKPSCNREKMRIEASGGYVYDGYLNGLLNVARAIGDWHMEGMKACDGLGPLSAEPEVMMRNLTEEDEFLIIGCDGIWDVFRSQNAVDFARRRLQEHNDPVACCKELVDEAIKRKSGDNLSVVVVCFNSIAPPVLTAPRPRVQRSISAEGLRELQGFLDSLAD from the exons aTGGAGGAGCttaggctcggcggcggcggcggcagggggaaGCCGCCGATCCCGTCGTCGGCCTCGGCGAGGAAGTCGGTGCTCTCACGGCACGCATCCTTT GCGAGGGGCCCTTTGAGCAGTACAAAATCTGAAACAGAGAGAACTTTTGAAAGCACAGATGTTGAATATATCCCAGTTGTACGGTCTGGAGGCTGGGCTGACATTGGGTCAAGGAGCTCAATGGAGGATGTCTACATTTGCTGTGACAACTTCCTGCAAGATTTTGGACCTGAAAACTGTGAAGAAGGGCCCAGTTCATTTTATGGG GTTTTTGATGGGCATGGTGGAAAGCACGCTGCAGACTTTGTGTGCAGCAATTTGCCAAGGTTCATCGTTGAGGGTGATGGTTTTCCGGGGGAGATCGAGAAAGCTGTCTCCTCAGCATTCTTACAGACTGATGCTGCTTTTGCAGATGCTTGCTCTGTGAACTCCTCTCTTGCATCTGGCACGACTGCGCTTGCTGCTCTCATCATCGGGAG GTCACTTCTGGTGGCAAATGCTGGTGATTGTCGAGCAGTTGTATGTTGCCGTGGAAAGGCGGTTGAGATGTCCAGGGACCATAAGCCATCTTGCAACAGAGAGAAGATGCGCATTGAAGCCTCGGGTGGTTATGTTTACGATGGATACCTGAATGGGCTGCTGAATGTTGCTAGAGCAATTGGGGACTGGCACATGGAAGGAATGAAAGCATGTGATGGTCTTGGGCCTCTTAGTGCGGAGCCGGAGGTGATGATGCGGAATCTTACTGAGGAGGACGAATTCCTGATCATCGGCTGCGACGGGATCTGGGATGTATTCCGCAGCCAAAATGCGGTAGACTTTGCACGCAGGAGGCTTCAAGAGCACAATGACCCTGTCGCCTGCTGTAAAGAGTTGGTCGATGAGGCCATCAAGAGGAAGAGCGGCGACAACCTTTCCGTAGTTGTCGTCTGCTTCAACTCCATAGCGCCTCCTGTCTTAACAGCTCCCAGGCCTCGCGTGCAGAGAAGTATATCCGCAGAAGGCTTGAGGGAGCTGCAGGGCTTCCTCGATAGCTTGGCGGACTGA